A stretch of the Candidatus Methylopumilus planktonicus genome encodes the following:
- a CDS encoding rhodanese-related sulfurtransferase has product MQRTYLTTAMYYFVSLPHFKTLREPLLNFCISKNIKGTLLLADEGINGTVAGSEKSTIELLDYLKTDPLFEGHFKNLSHKESWSDKHPFYRMKVKLKKEIVTLGVPGVSPTKVVGKYVKPQDWNKIISDPEVVLIDTRNDYEYAIGSFRNAINPKTNSFREFPEYVRTHFDLKKYKKVAMFCTGGIRCEKASSFMMSEGFDEVYHLEGGILKYLEEVKPDESLWQGECFVFDQRVAIKHGLEVGDYDQCYACRYPLSHDDMKSDKYTPGISCPHCFNTHTPEKLKSLTERQRQVILAKKRGEEHIGKKLV; this is encoded by the coding sequence ATGCAACGCACCTATTTAACAACTGCGATGTACTATTTTGTAAGCCTTCCTCACTTTAAAACGTTAAGAGAGCCACTTCTCAATTTCTGCATATCTAAAAACATCAAAGGCACCCTTCTTTTAGCTGATGAGGGTATCAACGGCACCGTCGCCGGCTCTGAAAAATCAACCATCGAATTGCTCGACTATTTAAAAACAGATCCACTTTTTGAAGGTCACTTCAAAAACTTAAGCCATAAAGAATCTTGGTCGGATAAACATCCCTTCTATCGCATGAAGGTGAAGCTTAAAAAAGAAATTGTGACTTTAGGGGTTCCGGGTGTATCACCTACTAAAGTGGTGGGGAAATATGTCAAGCCTCAAGATTGGAATAAGATTATTTCAGATCCGGAAGTAGTATTGATTGATACACGCAATGATTATGAATATGCGATTGGGTCTTTTAGAAATGCGATTAATCCAAAAACCAATTCCTTCCGAGAATTTCCTGAATACGTGAGAACACATTTTGATCTTAAGAAATATAAGAAGGTCGCTATGTTTTGTACTGGCGGCATTCGTTGTGAAAAAGCCTCCTCCTTCATGATGAGTGAAGGTTTTGATGAAGTGTATCACTTAGAAGGTGGCATTCTAAAATACTTAGAAGAAGTGAAGCCTGATGAGAGTTTATGGCAAGGCGAATGCTTTGTATTTGATCAACGTGTCGCTATTAAACATGGACTTGAAGTGGGCGATTACGATCAATGCTATGCCTGTCGTTATCCGCTATCTCATGACGATATGAAGAGTGATAAATACACGCCTGGTATCTCCTGCCCTCATTGCTTTAATACACACACCCCAGAAAAGTTAAAGAGCCTAACTGAGCGTCAACGACAAGTAATTTTAGCTAAAAAGCGCGGAGAAGAGCATATAGGTAAAAAACTTGTTTAA
- the rlmN gene encoding 23S rRNA (adenine(2503)-C(2))-methyltransferase RlmN — translation MTNLLDLDYEHLVSYIETFGEKPYRAKQLMHWIYQESLIDFNEMTDISKVFCDVLKDKTTIEFPSVMSDAMSDDGTRKWLFDVGGNNGIETVFIPEDDRGTLCISSQVGCALECTFCSTGRQGFNRNLTTAEIIGQLWLANFYVRQQDGYNALANSERIISNVVMMGMGEPLANYDNVVSAMKLMLDDRAYGLSRRRVTLSTSGLVNAMDRLKEDCPVALAVSLHASNDKLRDEIVPINKKFPIKELMAGCQRYLEKAPRDFVTFEYVMLDGINDSIEDAKALLQIVKDVPCKFNLIPFNPFPNSGYKCSSYEQIRKFKEVLMNQDYIVTVRKTRGDDIDAACGQLAGQVKDKTTRSLKRMNLT, via the coding sequence ATGACTAACTTGCTCGATTTAGACTACGAGCACCTCGTTTCATATATTGAAACGTTCGGTGAAAAGCCTTATCGAGCCAAGCAGTTGATGCATTGGATTTATCAAGAAAGTCTCATTGATTTCAATGAGATGACTGATATTTCTAAAGTATTTTGTGATGTATTAAAAGACAAAACCACCATTGAATTTCCATCCGTTATGAGTGACGCGATGTCGGATGATGGGACACGTAAATGGCTATTCGATGTGGGTGGCAATAATGGTATCGAAACCGTTTTTATTCCCGAAGATGATCGAGGTACTTTATGTATTTCGTCTCAAGTCGGATGCGCGCTTGAATGTACATTCTGTTCCACAGGTCGACAAGGGTTTAATCGCAATTTAACGACTGCTGAAATTATTGGGCAACTATGGTTAGCTAATTTTTATGTTCGCCAACAAGACGGTTATAACGCATTAGCGAACTCAGAACGCATTATTAGTAATGTGGTCATGATGGGTATGGGGGAACCTTTAGCTAATTATGATAATGTGGTGAGTGCCATGAAACTCATGTTAGACGATAGGGCTTATGGTTTAAGCCGCCGCCGTGTCACACTCTCTACCAGTGGGCTAGTCAACGCCATGGATCGCTTAAAAGAAGATTGTCCTGTGGCGTTGGCCGTATCGCTTCATGCATCGAATGATAAATTAAGGGACGAAATTGTACCTATTAATAAAAAATTTCCTATAAAAGAACTTATGGCAGGGTGTCAGCGTTATTTAGAAAAAGCACCCAGAGATTTTGTGACGTTCGAATATGTCATGTTAGATGGTATTAATGATTCGATAGAAGATGCCAAAGCTTTACTTCAAATCGTCAAAGATGTGCCATGTAAATTTAATTTAATCCCATTTAATCCATTCCCCAATAGCGGATATAAGTGTTCATCTTACGAGCAAATTCGTAAATTTAAAGAAGTCCTTATGAATCAAGATTATATTGTGACGGTCAGAAAAACTAGAGGGGACGATATTGATGCCGCTTGTGGGCAGCTCGCAGGGCAGGTGAAAGATAAGACCACAAGATCTCTAAAAAGAATGAATTTAACTTAA
- the bamB gene encoding outer membrane protein assembly factor BamB — translation MILFRYLLLVFLSIALLACGPVKDFTDQVSQSIVGQDPIDPPASLKEFKAKLNPKILWSAKLEGTESFEFYPGIIGEEAYAASSDGSLAKFDLKSGKSIWNIKTGEKLSGGVGVGVNEITVGTSTGVLVAYDLNAKLLWKTRLSSQILSTPTIHEGLVIVRTSDNLIHGVNVKDGLKKWTFSRVGPPLSLRSSVGVVASDGVIYAGFPGGKLAAIREDNGSLIWEINVAQPKGVTEIERASDITSVPVIDGLTIYTVAYQGKISAVDRVNARTLWSRDISSYTGLNIEGARIYVAHTGGALYSLAIESGKTYWRQGDLLNRKLTTPLGMGDYVAVGDLEGYVHFLDKETGAFLGRIQLDDDSLPVMRRMVEFETGKFLAQTRNGGLYAIAIQ, via the coding sequence TTGATTTTATTTCGTTATCTTCTTCTCGTATTTTTATCTATTGCGCTTTTAGCTTGTGGTCCTGTAAAAGATTTTACGGATCAAGTTTCACAGAGCATTGTAGGTCAAGACCCCATTGACCCTCCTGCAAGCCTTAAAGAATTCAAAGCTAAACTTAACCCTAAAATACTTTGGTCTGCAAAATTAGAAGGCACTGAATCATTTGAATTCTATCCTGGCATTATTGGAGAAGAAGCATACGCTGCATCATCCGATGGAAGTTTAGCTAAATTTGATTTAAAAAGCGGTAAATCTATCTGGAACATTAAAACCGGTGAAAAGTTATCAGGTGGCGTGGGTGTTGGGGTCAATGAAATTACAGTGGGCACATCCACAGGTGTACTAGTAGCTTATGATTTAAATGCCAAATTGCTTTGGAAGACAAGACTATCGAGTCAAATTTTAAGCACTCCCACTATCCATGAAGGTCTTGTGATTGTGAGAACATCAGACAATCTTATTCATGGCGTCAATGTTAAAGATGGTCTAAAAAAATGGACTTTCTCAAGAGTAGGCCCACCTTTGAGTTTAAGATCAAGTGTAGGGGTTGTGGCAAGTGACGGTGTCATCTATGCAGGATTTCCGGGGGGTAAATTAGCGGCTATTCGTGAAGACAATGGCTCGTTGATTTGGGAAATTAATGTGGCACAACCCAAAGGTGTGACAGAAATTGAACGTGCATCTGATATCACAAGTGTACCCGTCATTGATGGACTAACGATCTATACAGTCGCTTATCAAGGTAAAATTTCAGCAGTCGATCGCGTGAATGCACGAACGCTATGGAGTCGTGATATCTCAAGTTATACAGGCCTTAACATAGAGGGTGCGAGAATTTATGTAGCACATACCGGAGGTGCTCTTTACTCTCTAGCGATTGAATCTGGTAAAACCTACTGGCGTCAAGGTGATCTCTTAAACCGAAAACTCACGACTCCCCTAGGTATGGGCGATTACGTGGCTGTAGGGGACTTGGAAGGCTATGTTCATTTCTTAGATAAAGAAACCGGTGCTTTTTTAGGTCGCATTCAATTAGACGATGATTCTTTGCCTGTGATGCGACGTATGGTTGAATTTGAAACAGGTAAGTTCTTAGCGCAAACACGTAACGGCGGACTCTACGCCATCGCTATTCAATAA
- a CDS encoding ATP-binding cassette domain-containing protein: MAKIVKNEVLLEAKGLYKTYTQTSGFFVKKQRVIKALNNVSVSIKKGETLAIVGESGSGKSTLARCLLQLLSLDEGELFFKGKNLNSLDVKDKKYLKRHIQMVFQDPYASLNPRMKISEILEEGLLIHDLGHKIVRDKKMRDMIKKVGLEVSDLNKYPHQFSGGQRQRIGIARALIVEPELVICDEPVSALDVSIQAQILLLLKDLQKELGLSYLFISHDLRVVRHMADNIAVMHQGKIVEQGSIKGIYEKPNANYTRELLNAIPGNHFKFKVS, from the coding sequence ATGGCAAAAATTGTTAAAAATGAAGTGTTGTTAGAGGCTAAGGGTCTTTATAAAACCTATACGCAAACGTCTGGCTTTTTTGTAAAAAAACAAAGAGTCATCAAGGCACTCAATAATGTCAGTGTATCGATTAAAAAAGGAGAAACGCTAGCGATTGTAGGTGAATCAGGCAGTGGTAAGTCAACCTTGGCGCGTTGTCTGTTACAATTGCTGTCGCTTGATGAAGGAGAGCTTTTCTTTAAAGGTAAAAACCTCAACTCTTTAGATGTAAAGGATAAAAAATATCTTAAACGCCATATACAAATGGTATTTCAAGACCCTTATGCTTCACTCAATCCTCGCATGAAGATTAGTGAAATTTTAGAAGAAGGCTTATTAATTCATGATTTGGGTCATAAAATTGTGCGCGATAAAAAGATGCGCGACATGATTAAAAAAGTAGGGTTGGAAGTGTCTGATTTGAATAAATACCCGCATCAATTTTCAGGTGGGCAAAGACAAAGAATTGGTATTGCAAGAGCTTTAATTGTAGAACCCGAGCTCGTAATTTGTGATGAGCCTGTTTCGGCCCTTGATGTATCGATTCAAGCACAGATTTTATTATTACTTAAAGACTTACAAAAAGAATTAGGTTTGAGTTATCTATTCATTAGTCATGATTTAAGAGTGGTCCGACATATGGCAGATAACATTGCGGTGATGCATCAAGGGAAAATTGTAGAACAAGGTTCTATCAAAGGCATTTATGAAAAACCAAATGCGAATTACACGCGTGAACTCTTAAATGCAATTCCAGGTAATCATTTTAAATTTAAAGTCAGTTAA
- a CDS encoding ABC transporter ATP-binding protein, with protein MKKILEVKHLKVSPTNEPRKILVDDVSFDLYPGRTTCIVGESGSGKSLTALSIMKLLSTQLKQTGDIYFEGKNISQLSNVEMRSFRGKSMAMIFQEPMTSLNPVLTVGDQIKEALSVHLNLDNNSLNKKVLSLFKEVGIAADRISSYPDELSGGQRQRIMIAMSIACEPLILIADEPTTALDVTVQAQILKLLRNLKEKRHMAMLFITHDFGVVEEIADDVIVMYQGHMVEKGSVKDVLKKPKHAYTKALLQCVPDAKGIKKLKPIQHRTFI; from the coding sequence ATGAAAAAAATACTTGAAGTCAAACATTTAAAAGTGTCTCCCACAAATGAACCACGTAAAATTTTAGTGGATGATGTTTCATTTGATTTATATCCAGGTCGCACCACTTGCATTGTGGGCGAATCAGGTAGCGGTAAAAGTTTAACGGCACTCTCCATCATGAAACTTTTGTCCACGCAACTCAAACAAACTGGCGATATCTATTTTGAAGGAAAAAATATATCTCAATTATCTAATGTGGAGATGCGATCTTTTCGCGGTAAATCGATGGCGATGATTTTTCAAGAACCCATGACATCATTAAATCCGGTCTTAACCGTTGGAGATCAAATTAAAGAAGCACTCAGTGTGCATTTAAATTTAGATAACAATAGTTTAAATAAAAAAGTGCTATCTCTTTTTAAAGAGGTGGGCATCGCAGCAGATCGTATTTCAAGTTATCCCGATGAGCTGTCAGGTGGACAAAGGCAACGCATTATGATCGCGATGAGTATTGCGTGTGAACCCTTAATTTTAATCGCAGATGAACCGACGACCGCTTTGGATGTCACAGTGCAAGCACAAATTTTAAAACTTCTTCGAAACTTAAAAGAAAAAAGACACATGGCCATGCTTTTTATAACGCACGATTTTGGTGTAGTAGAAGAAATTGCAGATGATGTCATTGTCATGTATCAAGGCCACATGGTTGAAAAAGGAAGTGTCAAGGACGTGTTAAAAAAACCAAAACATGCTTATACAAAAGCTTTGCTGCAATGTGTGCCAGATGCCAAAGGGATAAAGAAATTAAAACCTATTCAACATCGCACATTCATTTAA
- the ndk gene encoding nucleoside-diphosphate kinase produces MAIEQTLSIIKPDAVKKNVIGQIYSRFENAGLKIIKAKMTHLSQAEAEGFYAVHKDRPFFKDLVGFMISGPVMIQALEGENAVLKHRDLMGATNPKEAAPGTIRADFAESIDANAVHGSDSLDNAKIEIKYFFG; encoded by the coding sequence ATGGCAATTGAACAAACCTTATCGATTATTAAACCTGATGCAGTTAAAAAAAATGTGATTGGTCAAATCTATTCACGTTTTGAGAATGCAGGCTTAAAAATTATTAAAGCTAAAATGACACATTTATCTCAAGCTGAAGCAGAAGGCTTTTATGCTGTGCACAAAGATCGCCCTTTCTTTAAAGATTTAGTAGGTTTTATGATTTCTGGCCCTGTCATGATCCAAGCTTTAGAAGGGGAGAATGCTGTTTTAAAACACCGTGATTTAATGGGTGCTACTAATCCTAAAGAAGCAGCGCCCGGAACCATTCGTGCTGACTTTGCGGAAAGTATTGATGCGAATGCTGTGCACGGATCTGATTCGTTAGATAACGCAAAAATCGAAATCAAATACTTCTTCGGTTAA
- the hisS gene encoding histidine--tRNA ligase, with protein MPKKLQSIKGFYDVLPDKTPLWYFVEDKIREVLNLYAYEKINLPIVEPTSLFVDSVGTHTDIVEKEMYSWIDPLNEDQLTLRPEGTAGCVRAVIEHNLTYNGPIRLWYQGPMFRHENVQKGRQRQFNQVGVEAFGFSDANIDAEQILLLARLWKALDIKDVELHINSIGDPEDRLTYRTELIRYFETHQDTLDEDSKRRLHQNPLRILDSKNPAMQTMIEGAPKLSEYLNSEAKAHFDAVCGYLEEAGISFKLHHRLVRGLDYYNRTVYEWVTNRLGSQGTIAGGGRYDYLIERLGGDKTPASGFGIGLERIILLLEEMGVVLQNEPNIYVVNLGETAEKYALKLSETLRSHGLKVVLNSGGSSFKSQMKRADKSGAAYAVILGDDEMKEGVAQVKSLRVENVQSKISLVELAQFLLKQTS; from the coding sequence ATGCCTAAAAAATTACAAAGCATTAAAGGTTTTTATGATGTCTTACCCGATAAGACGCCACTTTGGTATTTTGTTGAGGACAAAATTCGTGAAGTATTAAATCTTTATGCTTACGAAAAAATCAATTTACCCATCGTTGAACCGACTTCATTATTTGTCGATAGTGTGGGAACTCATACTGATATTGTTGAAAAAGAAATGTATTCCTGGATTGACCCTTTAAATGAGGATCAACTCACACTCCGCCCTGAGGGCACAGCCGGATGTGTGAGAGCGGTCATTGAACATAACCTCACCTACAATGGCCCCATTCGTTTGTGGTATCAAGGTCCGATGTTCAGACACGAGAACGTACAAAAGGGCCGTCAACGCCAATTTAATCAGGTGGGTGTTGAGGCCTTTGGATTTAGTGATGCCAATATCGATGCTGAACAAATCTTATTATTGGCAAGACTCTGGAAAGCGCTCGATATTAAAGACGTTGAACTTCATATCAATTCCATAGGTGACCCTGAAGATCGATTGACCTATCGCACTGAACTCATTCGTTATTTTGAAACTCATCAAGACACTTTAGATGAAGACTCGAAACGTCGACTCCACCAAAACCCATTGCGGATTTTGGATAGTAAAAATCCTGCCATGCAAACCATGATTGAAGGGGCACCTAAATTATCCGAGTACTTAAATAGTGAGGCCAAAGCGCACTTTGACGCAGTGTGTGGCTATTTAGAAGAAGCAGGGATTTCTTTTAAATTACACCATCGCTTAGTCAGAGGTCTTGATTACTACAATCGCACTGTCTATGAGTGGGTGACGAACCGCTTGGGCAGCCAAGGCACTATTGCAGGGGGTGGCAGATACGATTATTTGATTGAGCGATTAGGTGGGGATAAAACACCTGCCTCAGGTTTTGGTATTGGGCTAGAACGCATCATCTTACTTTTAGAAGAGATGGGTGTTGTTCTCCAAAACGAACCCAATATTTATGTGGTGAATCTAGGTGAGACTGCTGAAAAGTATGCACTTAAGCTTTCTGAAACGCTTCGAAGTCACGGATTAAAAGTGGTATTAAATTCAGGCGGCAGTAGCTTTAAATCACAAATGAAACGCGCTGATAAAAGCGGTGCTGCATATGCAGTCATCTTAGGTGATGATGAAATGAAAGAGGGTGTAGCCCAAGTCAAATCCTTAAGAGTTGAAAACGTACAATCTAAAATTTCATTAGTTGAATTAGCGCAATTCTTGTTGAAACAAACATCATGA
- a CDS encoding YfgM family protein, protein MALDLEEQEQVDELKALWKKYGNYITRGVIAFFVLYGLYQGWGYYQTKQSLAASELYQSIVVLDEKNTKEIMQKSQNLIDDFGGTPYAGRAAILFAKASYLEGLKDKAKEKLEWASSHAKGSATESIALIQLGQILVEEKKYEEALKKANNVDNEGYLGLSNDLKGDILNAMGKKEEAKKAYQEALKRFGPKDPYARFTQEKLESLGV, encoded by the coding sequence ATGGCACTCGATTTAGAAGAACAAGAACAGGTAGACGAACTTAAAGCGCTTTGGAAAAAATATGGCAACTACATCACGCGTGGTGTCATTGCATTTTTTGTTTTATATGGGCTTTATCAAGGATGGGGTTATTACCAAACCAAGCAATCATTAGCCGCTTCTGAACTTTATCAAAGCATTGTGGTGTTGGATGAAAAAAATACCAAAGAGATTATGCAAAAGTCTCAAAATCTAATTGATGATTTTGGTGGAACACCATACGCAGGTCGTGCTGCGATTTTATTTGCAAAAGCAAGTTATCTTGAAGGCTTAAAAGATAAAGCCAAAGAAAAATTGGAATGGGCATCGAGCCACGCAAAAGGATCAGCCACAGAGTCGATTGCCCTCATTCAATTAGGTCAAATATTAGTCGAAGAAAAAAAATATGAAGAGGCTTTAAAGAAAGCAAATAATGTCGATAATGAGGGTTATCTTGGTCTATCGAATGATCTAAAGGGTGATATTTTAAATGCGATGGGTAAAAAAGAAGAGGCTAAAAAAGCCTATCAAGAAGCATTGAAACGATTTGGACCTAAAGATCCTTATGCCAGATTCACACAAGAAAAATTAGAATCACTTGGGGTGTAA
- the ispG gene encoding flavodoxin-dependent (E)-4-hydroxy-3-methylbut-2-enyl-diphosphate synthase, with protein MNEILIKKPTYQVMVGSVPVGGGSPIVVQSMTNTDTADIQKTVEQVFDLWKAGSEIVRVTVNNEASADAIPKIVEELKQRNCHVPIVGDFHFNGHKLLQAYPECAKLLAKYRINPGNVGKGSRRDEQFEAMISIAKTYDKPVRIGVNWGSLDQAKLAMMMDENAKLKNPLSSDALMREALIQSALESAEQAVSWGLPKNKIVISCKVSVVQDLILIYHELAKRTSYPLHLGLTEAGMGSKGIVASTAALAILLQQGIGDTIRVSLTPISNEPRTNEVVVAQEILQTMGIRSFTPLVTACPGCGRTTSTYFQELALEIQTFLRDSMPQWKDQFPGVEDMSVAVMGCVVNGPGESKLANIGISLPGTGEIPVAPVFVDGEKTVTLKGDNIAKEFKAIVMSYVESHYSKLK; from the coding sequence ATGAATGAAATCTTAATTAAAAAACCGACTTATCAAGTGATGGTGGGGTCAGTTCCCGTCGGCGGGGGCTCGCCTATTGTGGTTCAATCCATGACTAATACCGATACGGCAGATATTCAAAAAACCGTAGAACAGGTTTTTGATTTATGGAAAGCCGGTTCTGAAATTGTCAGAGTCACAGTGAATAATGAAGCTTCTGCAGACGCCATTCCAAAGATTGTCGAAGAGCTAAAACAAAGAAATTGTCATGTGCCGATCGTAGGCGATTTTCATTTTAATGGGCACAAATTATTACAAGCCTACCCTGAGTGCGCAAAACTCCTCGCCAAATACCGTATTAATCCTGGCAATGTAGGTAAGGGCAGTCGTCGTGATGAACAGTTTGAAGCGATGATCAGTATTGCTAAAACCTATGATAAACCGGTACGCATTGGGGTCAATTGGGGAAGTTTAGATCAAGCTAAATTAGCGATGATGATGGATGAGAATGCGAAATTAAAGAATCCATTGTCTAGCGATGCGCTCATGCGGGAAGCTTTAATTCAATCCGCTTTAGAAAGTGCAGAGCAAGCCGTCTCTTGGGGGTTACCAAAAAATAAAATTGTGATCTCTTGTAAAGTGAGTGTTGTTCAAGATTTAATCCTTATTTATCATGAGCTTGCGAAAAGAACTTCATACCCACTCCACCTTGGTTTAACCGAAGCTGGAATGGGTTCGAAAGGCATTGTAGCCTCCACCGCTGCTTTAGCTATTCTTTTACAACAAGGTATCGGCGACACCATTCGCGTATCTTTAACACCCATATCCAATGAACCCAGAACAAATGAAGTCGTGGTCGCGCAAGAAATTTTACAAACCATGGGGATTCGCTCTTTCACACCTTTAGTGACTGCATGTCCTGGATGCGGCCGAACGACGTCGACTTATTTTCAAGAGTTAGCACTCGAGATTCAAACTTTTTTACGTGATTCGATGCCACAATGGAAAGATCAATTTCCAGGTGTTGAAGATATGTCAGTCGCTGTAATGGGATGTGTCGTCAATGGCCCTGGAGAATCGAAGCTCGCCAATATTGGTATTAGTCTTCCTGGTACAGGTGAAATTCCAGTAGCCCCTGTATTTGTAGATGGTGAAAAGACGGTCACTTTAAAGGGTGACAATATTGCAAAAGAATTTAAAGCCATTGTCATGAGCTATGTAGAATCGCACTATTCAAAGTTAAAATAA
- the der gene encoding ribosome biogenesis GTPase Der, with product MLPTIALVGRPNVGKSTLFNRLTKSRDALVADLPGLTRDRHYGRGLGGDMPYIVIDTGGFEPLIEKGIQKEMAKQTLLAIDEADIVFFIVDGRQGVTPHDRVIAELLRKMNRNIYLLVNKTEGMQRGIATAEFFELGLGDPSGISSAHGEGVRDMIQIALEPFKKEDIEVNEVRQKIPKIAIVGRPNVGKSTLVNAFLGEDRVIAFDEPGTTRDSIEIEIERNDKNYILIDTAGIRKKGRVFEAIEKFSVIKTLQAIEEANVAILVVDAEEGITEQDAHVGAYILEAGRALVVAINKWDRLKEDERDIVKQDIQRKLQFLKFAEFQYVSALKKKGLTEILKSVDEAYRGAFIKMSTPKLTRALIDTLQQHQPPISKGIRPKLRYAHQGGSNPPVIVIHGNHVNAIKDSYMRFLESAFRQAFQIIGTPLRVQFKQGENPYLDEEKRKPKEGVVSMRRRKNALRKKLTDKNKLEAKKR from the coding sequence ATGTTACCCACCATAGCGCTTGTGGGCCGACCTAACGTCGGCAAATCCACTTTATTTAATCGTTTAACTAAATCTCGTGATGCGTTAGTGGCAGATCTTCCAGGCCTAACGCGCGATCGCCATTATGGACGAGGCTTAGGAGGTGATATGCCATACATTGTGATCGATACGGGTGGCTTCGAGCCCTTAATCGAAAAAGGCATTCAAAAGGAAATGGCAAAACAAACACTGCTTGCCATTGATGAAGCCGATATTGTTTTTTTTATTGTGGATGGACGTCAAGGTGTGACTCCTCATGATCGCGTCATTGCTGAACTATTACGTAAAATGAATCGTAATATTTATCTTCTTGTGAATAAAACAGAAGGCATGCAAAGAGGTATTGCGACAGCTGAATTTTTTGAACTAGGCTTAGGCGATCCCTCAGGTATTTCGTCAGCACATGGTGAAGGTGTGCGAGATATGATTCAGATAGCATTAGAGCCTTTTAAAAAAGAAGATATTGAAGTTAATGAGGTACGCCAAAAAATTCCAAAGATTGCGATTGTAGGCCGCCCTAATGTCGGCAAATCTACATTAGTCAATGCATTTTTAGGTGAAGATCGTGTGATTGCTTTTGATGAACCCGGTACAACGCGCGATTCTATTGAAATTGAAATTGAACGCAATGATAAAAATTACATACTTATTGATACAGCTGGCATTCGAAAGAAAGGCAGGGTCTTTGAAGCGATAGAAAAATTTTCTGTCATTAAAACATTACAAGCTATTGAAGAGGCGAATGTCGCGATTCTAGTCGTAGATGCGGAAGAGGGTATCACTGAACAAGATGCACACGTGGGCGCTTATATCTTGGAAGCAGGTCGTGCACTTGTGGTCGCTATTAATAAATGGGATCGATTAAAAGAAGATGAAAGAGACATTGTGAAACAAGATATACAACGTAAATTACAATTTTTAAAATTTGCTGAATTTCAATACGTATCAGCCTTAAAGAAAAAAGGACTCACTGAAATTTTAAAATCAGTCGACGAGGCTTATCGTGGTGCATTTATTAAAATGTCTACACCTAAATTAACACGTGCCCTTATAGATACATTACAACAGCATCAGCCACCTATCTCAAAAGGCATTCGTCCAAAATTACGTTATGCACATCAAGGCGGGTCCAATCCACCTGTGATTGTCATTCATGGGAATCATGTCAATGCCATTAAGGATAGCTATATGCGTTTTTTAGAGAGCGCATTTAGACAAGCATTTCAAATCATTGGTACACCGTTAAGGGTGCAATTTAAGCAAGGGGAAAATCCTTACCTGGATGAAGAAAAAAGGAAGCCTAAAGAGGGGGTTGTGTCGATGCGTCGTCGCAAGAATGCACTGCGTAAAAAACTCACAGATAAAAATAAACTAGAAGCTAAGAAACGCTAG